A genomic window from Pseudomonadota bacterium includes:
- a CDS encoding amino acid racemase — protein MKTIGILGGLGPESTADYYKEIITAFNTRYADLAYPEIIIYSANMNDLTEIIKTSAWDRLTEWLLDKIKRIHSAGADFAVIASNTPHIVFDELQALSPVPMLSIVEQTSKKAQKMGLKNIGLLGTKLTMDSDFYMKPFIRNGMSVVVPTESEQKLIHHRIFSEIELGIFKDSTRNELLNIAKRLVDQEKIDSLILGCTELPLILTTDEFGIPFLNTTAIHCESIIEYCING, from the coding sequence ATGAAAACTATCGGTATCCTTGGCGGACTCGGGCCAGAATCAACAGCTGATTATTACAAAGAGATTATTACTGCTTTCAACACCAGATATGCCGATCTTGCCTATCCTGAAATTATTATTTACAGCGCCAATATGAACGACCTTACAGAGATTATAAAAACATCTGCCTGGGATCGGCTGACCGAGTGGCTATTAGATAAAATAAAAAGAATTCACAGCGCTGGCGCCGATTTCGCGGTGATCGCTTCCAACACCCCCCATATCGTTTTTGATGAATTACAAGCATTATCCCCAGTTCCCATGCTGAGTATTGTTGAGCAGACCAGCAAAAAAGCGCAGAAAATGGGTTTGAAAAATATTGGGCTGCTGGGGACAAAACTCACCATGGATTCAGACTTTTATATGAAGCCTTTTATCCGGAACGGCATGTCGGTCGTTGTTCCCACGGAGAGCGAACAAAAGCTTATTCACCACAGGATATTTTCAGAAATCGAACTGGGCATATTCAAAGATTCGACACGAAACGAGTTGCTGAACATTGCAAAACGGTTGGTGGATCAGGAAAAGATCGACTCATTGATTCTGGGCTGCACCGAACTTCCGCTGATTTTAACCACCGACGAATTCGGCATCCCCTTTTTAAATACCACGGCTATTCACTGTGAAAGCATAATTGAATACTGCATAAACGGCTGA
- a CDS encoding GyrI-like domain-containing protein gives MKKIDYKKELKHLYKPSAKTVEIVEVPQMNFLMIDGQGDPNTSQAFKDAIEALFPLAYTLKFMVKKGDMAIDYGVLPLEALWWADDMSAFTEGNKDTWKWTVMIMQPQFIAAEMVETAMAEVRKKKHPVALPLLRYQSFKEGKAAQIMHIGPFSEEGPTIEKLHAFIEDNGGQRVGKHHEIYLSDIRRAAPEKWKTIVRQPMS, from the coding sequence ATGAAGAAAATAGATTACAAAAAAGAACTCAAACACCTCTACAAGCCTTCTGCCAAAACCGTTGAAATTGTCGAAGTGCCGCAGATGAATTTCCTGATGATTGACGGACAGGGCGATCCAAATACCTCGCAAGCATTCAAGGATGCAATCGAAGCGCTGTTTCCACTTGCCTACACCTTGAAGTTCATGGTCAAAAAGGGCGACATGGCTATCGATTACGGCGTGTTGCCCCTCGAGGCGCTCTGGTGGGCTGATGACATGTCGGCATTCACTGAGGGAAACAAGGATACCTGGAAGTGGACAGTTATGATTATGCAACCCCAATTCATTGCCGCGGAAATGGTTGAAACAGCCATGGCGGAAGTCCGAAAAAAGAAACATCCAGTTGCCCTGCCCTTGTTAAGATATCAATCATTCAAGGAAGGAAAGGCCGCACAAATAATGCATATCGGGCCGTTTTCAGAGGAAGGGCCAACAATTGAGAAACTACATGCATTCATTGAAGATAATGGCGGCCAACGAGTTGGCAAACATCACGAAATATATCTGAGCGACATCCGGCGGGCAGCACCGGAAAAATGGAAAACCATTGTCAGACAACCAATGTCATGA